ATTCTGCACACAGATCTCCTGCAGTGTGTGTTGTTTGGACCAGAGTGGCAATCAAATGGTTAATGCATCATTTTTGGCTGGTCAAATTTGTTGTCTTCTGTTCCCTATCCCTGCGTTTGATATAGGGGtttcattttatttacatttttaacaCCTCTAATTTTGAAGGTTGTTTATGAACATAGTAACGCATAAAGGTAACTAATCAAATCTGATTACATTATAAGATGTTAGAACACACTTAATGGCAAACACAGTCACCAAAAGCCAACACAATACTGTACAGTGGTTTGCCCTGATGACCAATTCCAGTGTGTGGTAAAATCTAACTTTTGTGGTTGTCAAAAATTTTGCTGCCATTTGACCTTTCCCAGTTCCTTATCTTTCCACAGAAACTCCACAGCTGAACCCTGTGATTGAGCCTCTTTCCTGGATGCTAGGCCATTGGTTGTCAGACCCACCAGGAGATGGTGACTTCCCTACAATGAAGCCCTTTCAATACCTCGAAGAAGTGCACATCTCTCATGTAGGGCAGCCAATGCTGAATTTCTCGTAAGTTTACAGCCTGTCTTATTTTAGAATGCTTTTGCAATGGATTATGTTTTAATATCTCATTTTAAGTGAGTATCCAACAGATGAGATTCCCTGACAAATCTGTTTATTTTAAATTTGTCTACTTTTCTACTCGGCTCTTTAAGACACTAAAAATCAGTTAAAATTCtacattaataaaaacaataaaataaaatgcaaactaTAGTTCTCCTGAACTTGGTGACTACTTTTTCAGAAGCTGCTAAACAGCCACAGAACCAATGCTGCAGTGCATTTTGATCCACTAAGAAGTCATTGTTAGCAGTGCAGTGAAACTATTTTGAAGGTCTCTAACCTAATAGTAGAAGAACTGAAATAAGTGTGCAGCCAGTTTCCAGTTCAAGTGCTCTTATAAATCTAGTGCAAGATACTAAACTCAACATCCCAAGCAGTTCAAAAAAGTGAACTgacagacatttttaaaaagtcttgcatAGTCTTACTTGTCCCCTGCTGTCTGTACCTTCTCCCAGCGCACACTGGAAGCACCTGGGATGGAAAGAAACAAAAGATGGAGGAAGTGATGGTTACAGGGACAGCATAGTCTCTTACTTTGTGTAACTTGGAAGAAATGGTGTATCAAATTAAGTCTCCAGTAAGAGTCTAAATGGGGGAGAGACTGTAGAACAGTGAAGGAAGAAAGCTCAGTTTTCTGCCTAGATACTATAACATTTGGATCAATTGTGTAGACCCAGTACATTGTAGTAGCAGGTTTtttcatacattttaaaaactgattgAAATGAAGATTAAGAGTGGTAGCAGTTGGGAAACATGTGCAAGTTAGGCACCTGTCTAACAGTATTAAAATGTATCCTGTAGTGTCTGTCACAATTCAGTATTTGTCCTAGGAAAGGCCAGATTTGACAAGCGATATTCTGACAAATATCTAATATGCTGTGTGTTGTCAAAAGAATTGTTCAAAAATCCAGGCATGGATTGATTCTTGGGGATATTGTTCTGTCTCCAGTCATATATTAGTCAGCAAACTTATAGTGTACTATTCCTATAATGCCAGGGTTTTCAATAGTGTTTCAGGTACTGGAATACTGCTTTTATATTCTTTTCATTTAATGATGCTGAAAAAACAGCTGAATTCTGGTTCCTGTGGAGGATTATTGCCAAGGCATGGTAACTTAATATCCCCTTATCCTAACAGATTCAATGCCTTCCATCCAGACACCAGGAAGCCAATGCATCGAGAATGTGGATTTATCCGCATCAAACCCAACACTAACAAGGTGGCCTTCATCAGTGCTCAGAACACAGGTACTAACCTATTTGCATTAGCAATTTTTTTCAGCTTTAAATCTGGCTTCCCTGAAAGAAGTCAAAGTACTTTGGTGGCTTACCTGCAAAGCTATCTTGTCTTGCCTTACACAGACTGTATTTTTTGATATTCCAGCCTTGTAAGCTACAGTGATACTAACTTTGCTTCTTGATCCAGGTTTGGTAGAAGTAGAGGAAGGAGAGGTAAATGGACAAGAGCTTTCTATAGCTTCCCACTCTGTAGCAAGGATTTCGTTTGCCAAGAAGCCCCACGTAGAGCAAGTAAGTACAGTACTCCTTAAGTGTGGGGTGGCTGACTGGTGACCTTGATGAATGCTTATTCTGTTAGGGATCAGCTAGATGTTGCTGATGCCTAACAGACTATAGTCAATAATTCAAGAAGGAACAAGTTATTATAATGTGGGACTCGAAATTGGATCATGATTAGAAAAATTTTAAACTTGCAACTTTATACCACTGGAGTTCATTTTCCAGTAGATGCCTTTTATACTGTGTAGCAGCTTCCTCTGTGTAATATGTAATTGCCATTCCCCCTGATGGAGTGCTATTCTGAAATGACCGCCCTCTTCATGGAAGAATATGAGTACTTATATAAGCAGCAGGAAGCAAGGGGAAGGCAAGACTACCACTATGATAATTTGTCTTCTGAGGATGGGTTGAGGTCCCCTTATAATGTGGGGGCTTCTGAGGTCAGGACCATAGCTGGCTTCTCTCTGAAAGTGTCCTGTACCTGGTGGCCGTATTAACTGACTTTTACAAGATACACAAGCTTGGGACTGTGTCTGTCAGAGTGATCTAAAAGCCCTTCATTTGTTTTTTCCACAAAACAGACTGTATCCTTATTTCTATATGGAATCATTTATTCCAGTTTATTCCACTTTGGTGCTGTAAGCTGTTTTCACAGTTTTACTGTAATTGTGTTGTAGGAACCAGGAAACAATGTCTGGTTTGTGGAGCTAGAACTGTGGGTTTGTTGTATGGGAAACCTGTGTAGAACATTGTGTTCATAGCAGATTCCTCAGCAAGGCTACTCAGATTAATGTGGTTTGGGATTTCAACAGCTagaccaactttccagtacgtTTTGTCAGAGATGTAGTTTCTTCTTCTGCTCAATAGTTCCCACTCTTTGAACaatctttatttttccttttatgTTCTAATTGAGTTGTATAATAACCTGCTCTGTGTTGTACAAATATGATAGACAAGTTTGCCCATCTGCTtcggggatgttcttttccctctcagacaataccagagccaggggacatccactaaaattgagtgttgggagaattaggacagacaaaagaaaatatttctttacccagcatgtcattagtctgtggaaattcttgccacaggatatggtaatggcatctggcctggatgcatttaaaagagaggaaaggtccatcatgggttacaagccatgatgggtatgtgcaatcttctgattttagagataggctacctcagaaggcaagatgggcgggagggcaccaggaatgCAGGTTTCCTGCTGTCttgtttgctgcctgaggcatctggtgggccactgcgagatacaggaagctggactagatgagcttttggcctgatccaactgggcttttcttatgttctttctctagctattttaaatacattttaaatatccatattaaaaCAAGTATTAGAGCAATACTGTGGCTGTCATTTACAGTCTGTATTTGCACAGGAAAAGTTCAAGGCGTGCTTTATAATGAGCATGTTCTGTTTGGGGGCAGTTCCCCCCCCTTTAACTATTGCTCTTCATTTCAGATGAAAGTGAATCTATGCTGATGTTACCATCCCTTTCTCTACTCTCACTGTCCTAGAGGTAGTGCAGGAAAATCCTATCCTGATATAACTCCTGGTGGCATGCAGACTGTTCCTGTAACCTTGGTTCCACACTTGCCCATGTTGTGGAAACCAGAGCCTTGATGAAGTAACTGCTCCAGACTCACAATAGACTTTTAGACCAGTTTAAGAAATATGTTGGGCACTTGACTTTATTGTTGATATTTGATTATAATATAAAATGCGCCACAACCATTACCCATTTACTGAAATTCAAAATGCTGAAAACCAGTAGTAGTTCTGAGATATGTGAAAGCTGGACACTTTTCTTTGGTTTATCTAagaccagggcccatgagagaggggtaaagggggtaatttgtactgggacccagagtcaaaaaggggacctgaaatttcctggaatcttacattttccaatctcacctggactcttTCCACATGGGGTGCTGGGGGCTGCCTCAAACCATAAGCACAAggttgaggaatgcatacatgacacttcttaacacagtgtcaaatctgggaggacactgacctgctacagtagctctttggcttgtgcatcCACTTACCATAAAGGAGTGaataggagctcagagacacagctgtgggactacagctgctgaagaagtatgttttggtatgcacaggacattttccattctagcaggagcctaaatacaattatgctaattttccacagtgattttctatatttaaaagacttcAGAAAGACTTGAGCATGTTTGGTTTTCTCTGTTATCTAGCTGCAAATGCCACATAggagggtagacctgggttccacatCCGGAAGCCCAGAAGACTtgtgctccaaagactattccagctgtcaccactcccccccactctgttttgctcccttccccctttggggagggcccaaaagaaactttgtatctcctgataaaatttctcagaggccctgtctaaGACCCTTCTTGAAGTGCCAGCACCCCCCTGTTGCTTGGGATGTATATGAATCACGCTCTAGAATCAAGTTGGAAAAGCAGAATGTGTATtttgtttatatcctgcttttcccatcCCCACTGAATCAATCTGTGAAATGTGGGGTAATCTATTACCAAGAATGGAACCTTGCTAGTGAACCACAAGAAATGTATCAGTTGCATCTTAAAGACACTGCTAAAAAGAATACCATTATTGGAAATACGTTTTGTGGAGGGGTAGGTACAACTGCATTCTGATAATCAGGACCATAAACCAATCAACACTGATAGCTTGTTTAGCTATCCAATTTAGCACCAATCCAGCTCACAGCTTCACACCTCTGTGACTCAGATGGGCAGCTTCTAATGTTAATATACACATTTGTAAAGGATCTGCTCTGGCAGATTCAAATAAACACCAAGCCCAGTTCTTGACCTTACCTGGGCTAAGCTCTGGCCAAAGCCTcaaaacagtggtgtcactagggggtgcaggctgcactgggtgacccaccaaggggggtgacatgccaaagtcgcggctttaggagctaccccgtcatgccatacactgttggatgtggaatgtccagtggaatgcaatgcaaaaaatcagagcaaaatagctcctttccttcgaaagttatggtaaaaaaaccagaaagaaaaatgcatggagccctatgaaaagtgagccgtattgcgcatttactcatgagtaggcatgcttgccatagtccatcagaaagggcagactgagaggaatccaatgacaccagaacggtcctgatccaatgaatgcagcccccaaaaaacattagagaaggaggtccctgcctcccagctgcaagtctattgagccctatggaaagtgaagcagcctcatggtcacatttacttgcaagtaggcagacatgccttggctggtgtgcaggccaggcaaaggggaatgtgaggacatcacaatggttccgatccaatggaactggagtacagcaaatgctccagaaggcagcccccttccccactaaaaaggacaaaaaagacttgaactggtaagggaaaagttttctattttgcacttgtaaagccaggtgggtctttatcttgatttgcttgaaatagaagaactttaaactgggcactggggagggctgaaaatctcactgattcttttggggggggtgttattgcaggcagactgcagagaaaattcacttgctggaacaggaccggctcccccttatttaatttttttattttcatttaattatttataattttaatttgcttgatgatgttacttctggccatgacatcacttccaatgggtcctggacagattgtcattctaaaaagtaggtcccagtgctaaaagtttgagaactgctgcaataagctgtTAGTAAGTCGACTAACTTACTAACACACTaagttagtgtgtgtgtgtgtgtgtgtgagtgtgtgtgagagagagagagagagtgagtgagagagagactctacaagttttcaaaattactagaatcagagtttggaggactaataccatcatgttatatatcagtgtgcaatttcatgcagaatgcaatgaaacaaaccacattgaaatatctgtgttctaacaaaaggtacagccaaaaaaccagtgggggcggggcaatggtacatcacccgcagagcctagtgacaccactgcctcaaAATACAAGTAAGGGGTTTAAACATGGCAAATGGTAGCAACTGAGAGGCCAGGCCTGGATTCAGAAACATCTACAAacccccattatagtcaataagaCACACCAGCTTTATTCTAGACATTTAAAGTGGTTACACACAAGACAAGCACTCAGAACACAAATAGCATAACATAGACAATCCTCACTAGCATACAAAACAATAATAGCTAACTCCTAACtttaactatcactcaccaagtATAACTCACTTCTCTGGACAGATCTTATCAGCTCACTCCACCATGGTCAGCATAGCCAAACTTCCCTGATGAAAAGCAGTGGTAAAACAAatggccaagacacaagaaagcAGGCACGGccaaaatccaggcacaaagAGAGCAGGCAGGGCCAGAATCCATGCTATAGATGAATAGTGGATCTTTATACCTGACTCCCAGCCCCCAACCAGTCAGAACTGCCTGAACCTTCCAGTATACTACATGAGTGATGGCCACTTACTCATGGCATATTGCCCCCTTCCTTCAGCTCGCAGCTGCAGCTCATCATgtaatcaaggtgtccttgacTAATTAACTAGTCTTTCTCAACACATTTAAAGGGGCTCTTTTTCACTATACCCAGGCTGCACTCTGTGAAGTATAAAATGACTACAGGCAAAGACCTATATTACTTTTAGTCATCTTAGCCATTTCTGTCACAGGAGGAATCCCTTAAATGATTAGTATGTGTGAAACCTTGTCCATAGTCTGATCTGCTGATTTTTGTTCTGTGCAGGTTCACTTTCAAAGGGTTCCTTGTTGCTGGCAATTAAGCCAAAATTGTCCAAGAGTTGAGCAGTTGTTAGATCATAGCAGTGCACTCTGTAGCACAATTCAGCTCCTCTTCAACTGGTGGTAGAATTGCTTGTACACCTATATCATTTTCATATCTTTATTTTGGGCAAATattctgaaatgaatggggctggGTTTGTTGAAGTCTTATATTAAACTGTGGGAAAGGTTTTGCAATCTAGAGTAGCACATTGTAGATGAAACCTAGTTTGATGGTAACCTTACactgagtgcatgtgtgtgtgtttaattcttCCTCCTACAGGATCCCTTCTCATTTCTCACATCATAAGATTCTACATTTTGAATTACTAAGAAGACAAACTGGGAAACTCAGTATTTTCCTCAGAGTCATCCTTAATTAGTCCTCCTTTCATTATGTTtgaagcagcagcttcaggaTCTGCTAGTGTTTTGCCAGACCACAGGAAGCAATAAATCAGCACCTGTTTGGAGCACTTAAGGACTTTTCTCTCagcctcttttccctctcaaagaGCTTGCTCATTGCTTTTGTGTTTTTGCTGTATTAACCTTTGTTAGCTTTAAACAATGAGCTACCTCAAGTAGGTATAGCTGGCAGAGAATCTGATGCTAAAGGtatcacagtccaatcctatgcatgtctactcagaagtaagtcccattagattccgtggggcttactctcaggaaagtgtggataggattgggctgagagttaTCTACCACCTGAAAGCACCTACTTCTGAATCAGCTTTTagtacatgtttttaaaaaagtatcaAAGCAAAGCAGTTTTCAATGCATAACTCCTGTTGCCTCTATAAGAACCAACAGGAAATGCTCTTCCATTTGCTAGTTGTTTGGCTTCACCTTTAAATTATTGTTTATGAAAGTATTAGTCATATCCAAAGACAGCCTTTAACTTTTATTCATGTGCCTATTCATGGTTTTTGTAAAGTTTGGTTTGGCTTTGCCTTATCTGGAGAAGGTGTTTCTCCTGTGCTTGAGTGACTTTCCAAGCCAATAAGGTAATTTGGGATTATCTACTTTACAAAGCTTTTGTAAGGATTATGGAGATAATGTATGTGGAGTGCTTTGAACACCTGAGAACCAAATAAAGTGGTTAAGTGGTGATGTTGATACTATTTCTGATTAGTAAACCTAAAGACATGCTAACTGCTTACTAGTCCTGGTTCAATTCTTATCTGGACAAAGACAGAGGACATTGTTGCTGGTGAAACAACATCCTCAAATTTACAGAATTTACTTCTTCAAATTTGCCTTCATGCTTTAATTCCCTTGAGGTCTGCACTTTTAGCTTTCTTCTCTCTTGCCTTTTTTTCTTCCGTCTCCCTCCTTCAAATGATCtgtagcaatggttctcaaacttttagcaccaggacccactttttagaatgagactctgtcaagATCCaccggaagtcatgtcatgaccGTAAgttgcatcatcaagcaggaaaatttttaacaatcctaggctgcaatcttatccacacttacgcaagagtaagttccatttgctagcgttgttaaaagcatacacatagtaacctgttaaaagtacagatcggtcacatttgcccaaatgcagtcacataccatggatcaagtctaatatattaaaaataaaatattggaatgaatggggacccacctgaaattggctcgcgacccacctagtgggtccagacccacagtttgagaagcactgatctatagGAATACTGATGTATAGTGCCTTAAATATTCATTCATGTCATTTGGTAGCACTCTCAAAATCTATAGAATTTTTCATCACCTGACTGCCCTTTGTTCTCCTGATAGTTAGAGAGCTTGTTAGAGCAAACACATTCCTTTTcaccttaaaacaaacaaaaagccctATGGTGGTCGGAGGAACTGCAAAACAGCAAGGTAGCTTCTGCAGAATTTACAAGAGCTCTTCCACATGTTTCATGCTGCTGTGGAGCTTGTTCCATTTTTGCCTTTTATGCTCTTGATGGGAGAGGTAGAAAAACCTGAAAAAATAACAGGAGACCTGAAAAAAAATATCAACACTGAAGGGCAGGTATATGACTGATAGAAGAACTCAGAGTTACTAAGGGAAAATGGGGCATTGAGAGCAGGTTACTGCTGTCATTTCTAATGTATTGGTTGCATGGTAAGTAATACACAAGAGCAACAGTGCTGCAATGACACAGTAAGATGGACAGGAACAGGGAGAAGAGCTTGGTAAAGGGCATATCAGACTGCATATTTGATATCTGACTGCATAGCAAGGATATAAGCTGAGAAACAAAATACTGCTGATTTTTATTTTGAAGCAGGGACACAACTACCCACAACAGTTTACAAAAGTTTTCTTTTGTAAGGATGTCTGAATTAATTGAAGGAATGACTATGCATAGAAACCTTCCTGGCATACAGCTTCTCCCAGAATGAAAAGGAGCCACCTCCTGTCTGTCAATATGTGGCACAGGGTTCTCCCTGCTGCCGATTAATGCCCTTTGGGCAGATCCTGCTGACTTATATTGTTTCAACTCTGCTTACTCATTATCTACCAGAGCAGTAACATTTATGTTAATAGGGGCTATATTTATCCCTTTGTGTGTAGTTTTGGTTTTCTGCTCTGAATGTCTCAGTTTCGTGAGAGAATAAAAGCTGAATGCCCCACAAGAAGTACAACTGTGTGTCTGTTTCCAGCTTCAGAGTGTAATTCGCTTAGGTTTAGCAGGGCAACTATCACTGTTCACCTGTCTGGGCGCAGCAGTGGTGAAGGTTTTGTGTCTTGCGCTGCAGCTTCTAGTGTTAGCAGCggatctttgcagaaacttgcGCTGGGCAGCCGCTTCCCCCAGGAAATTGGGGCAACAGGCAGCGGAAGCAGCTGCCGGGTgcaagtttctgcaaagatccACTAAGAAAACTGAAGGCTGCTGTGCAGAACAGAAAACCTTTACCACTGCTGCGCTTGGATGATTAATCCTGGATGCAGTGGAGAATGCTGGTATACTGTGTAGTATTGCAGTTTTGTGTCTATGCTTCCTCCTCATGTACTCAGCAACTCACTACTCACAAACATCCCTTACTGTTTTATATTCCTCTTGTTTACACCTTCCAGATACGTGATTTAGCACTGAGTATCATATTCTTATTCTGCCCATACAATGTAACCTTGGTTGTCTTGTTTGAATGCTACTGATGGCATACCAACAAACTACAGTTTGAATATTCCATATTAAATCTTGTGCCACTGCTGTTTTGAACAGTTACATTCAGTGAAATAACCTTTGGCAAAGTTTCCTGGGCAGGACTCCCACAGTCCCGGATATTTCATTTCCACTCTTCTTTAAGAATGATGGTAACTATGGCAAAAGGGCAAAGGGCATTGACTAATATACACAAAATCTTGGATAATGTGCAGAAATCTTTTACTGAAATAAGTGGGAGGGCCTCACTGCAGAGCCCATGGATTCTGTGCCAAGAAGTGCTCTGACAACACTGGCTTGCTGTGTGGTTGCAAGTCTTTCTGTTGCTTGGCCCTGTGTATTTGAAGTCTGTCAAGCTGGACCCAGTTCTCTGACCCATTTTTCTTCTATGGCAGCATTTTAACTCCCTGACTTTAGATGCTCTTGTTTGGTATAAATCTGGCTTGACAAACTAGAAACGGGAGAGGAGTTCAAATGAGGCACCATGCTGAGTGAAGCAGTCCCAAATATTTGTCagtgtgtttgttttcttgtCTGGCATGTTGTCCTGTTTTCCATTTCTAACTCTATTGAGAGGTTGAgtcatgtttgttttttagaATGCATATTTGCATCTTTAAGGTGTTGCACTGTGGCCTGGCTCAGAGCAGGATCCCAGTGTGCTGTTTGAATCAAAGTCCTCTGAAGAGTGCCTCTCTTGAAATGAGTACTGTTTGCTTTTTTCTTGAAGGACTTCAGGGCATTTGTCATCTGAACTTTGATAGCTTCTCAATGTGGAGGAAGCAGTTACCATTTTTCAGTTCCTCAAAGCAGTTTGCTTTGCTGTCGTGTATTCTTTAATTATAAACAATCATATTTAGCAATTGTATAGCACTTTGAGTGGGCAGAATGCTTTGCATGTGTTCTCTTAATGTTGTTACtgtaccttatagggttgttgtaatttTTCGTATTTCTCCCATAATGCAGTTTGGGAGAAGAATTGGCTTGCCTAAGACTACTTAGTGAGTTCGTAGCAGGGGTGAATTCAAATCAGGGAAATTCTGATTTGCAGTTCAGCTGCGGCCCTACACCAGCTCTCAGGAGTTCTCAAAATCAGATAATAACCATGTGTCCTGTGTGTCTTTCTCCATAGATTACTAGAAAATTTAGGCTCAATTCTGATGGGAAACTTGAACAGACTGTCTCCATGGCAACCACTACTCAGCCAATGACTCAGCACCTTTACATTACCTACAAGAAAGTGACACCATAAAACAGTGAGGAGTTGTTTCATCAAAGAGATGCCAGGGCACAGCCTGtacagaaaacagaagcaactTGGAAGCAAACTACAGGGACTTTGCATCTCCATGATGCAGTTCAAACCTGGCAGCAAGATGGGAAGAGACCAGAAACTGAAACTGCGGAAAGAGTTTACTCTGAGGTTTCTGAAAtggtagatttaaaaaaaaaaaaaagccaataaAAAGCCTTTATTTTTAAAGATGTGACGTAGAACGGTGTACCGTTTCAATTGATAAAAGAAGCTTCCAGTGTCTCCTGACGTTCCGGAGAATGATGGGCAAGTTCAGAAATTTTCAGTCTTTTGAGTTTCCTTTCTGATTATCTTTATGGTTTAacactgaggtattcaatctgtgcgttcCGCCTCCCTaatgaggcatggctagcctccaggggcttcACCAggcatgggggcggggggaggctgctctgctcagctccacatgctgcctgctgacttgctgtttttctgcagctgtgaaagaggtaggtggggcagcgtgaggctgggagggctgtgaaacacggtggggggaggtgggagagaaggctggctgggcaggcagaggtgccgcatctcatcatggagctctctccatgtgcaacctcgccccaaggactacatttcccagtgtgcccctcaccctgggcattcTGGGATTGGTCaaagctggaggagagaagagtgcagaggtgctgcatctcatcagcacagggctcgctcctggcaggc
This portion of the Tiliqua scincoides isolate rTilSci1 chromosome 3, rTilSci1.hap2, whole genome shotgun sequence genome encodes:
- the THAP4 gene encoding peroxynitrite isomerase THAP4 isoform X3 — protein: MAGNETNAETPQLNPVIEPLSWMLGHWLSDPPGDGDFPTMKPFQYLEEVHISHVGQPMLNFSFNAFHPDTRKPMHRECGFIRIKPNTNKVAFISAQNTGLVEVEEGEVNGQELSIASHSVARISFAKKPHVEQITRKFRLNSDGKLEQTVSMATTTQPMTQHLYITYKKVTP